Below is a genomic region from Primulina eburnea isolate SZY01 chromosome 9, ASM2296580v1, whole genome shotgun sequence.
TCAAAGAGGTCCCAAATTTGGATAATCGTACTCGATACAAAGTGCTTGATTTACTTAACACCAGATCAAAGAAGATGGATTTCTTGAAAATTACAATTGAAGAGCGTTCGGGATGGATAGACTATAAATTAAATGAATGAATATTTTTAGGGACATGATCAATAATGAGTTATATTGTGATTTAATTTCTGGGtatattcattttatttgttttctgattgtggatttttggattatttatataaattttgagTTTTACATGGAATGATGTTCAATAAATTCATAGACTTATTCTATTCAAATTTCTTGTCTGATATCAGGTGGTTCATTAAAATGTCATATATCAACGTACATGATGTAGAAGATCAAATGGAAGAAGAGGAATTCGAAGAAAAATTACATGAAACTTTTAGGTATTTGTTGAGGGAAATTTTGGGATTCTCTATGTGCTAACTAAGCATATAACTACCATGAATGACGAACGTGTCCATCGTCCCTTAAATAGACGACTAATAACTTCAAGTGGATACGATTATAtccataaaatattaaaagaggaTCCAACAAACTTTCGAGAAATTTATAGAATGTACCCtgacatatttttaaaattgtgcAACATCCTTAGAGAAAAAACAACATTGCAAGatacatgatatatttgtattgAAGAAATGCTTGCCATGTTTTTACTTGTTGTTGGTCAAAATACTCGATATTGCTTGATTCGTAAAATATTCGGTCGATCACAATACAATACTAGCCAAAACTTCAACAAATTGAATAGAATTGCAGCAGATATGATGGTCAAACCTGGATCTGGAGTTCCAGAAAAAATAAGAGAGAGTACAAgattttatccttattttaaagtaaatgaTTAAATTCTTTTTAGTTGTTATTATTATAAGTACCAcaatttttattatgtttttctTATTGTAGGATTGCATTGGGTCTATTGATGGCACTCATATTCCAGCAATAGTGTTTGGGCATGATACTAACAGTTATCGTAATCGTCACGGGACAATTTCTCAAAATGTTTTAGCAGCTTGTAACTTTGATTTAGAATTTATTTATGTGCTCAGTGGGTGGGAGGGATCTGCCCATGATTCAAACATATTGGCAGatgctttatcaagaaataacGGGCTTAAAGTGCCACAAAGTATTGTTCTATATGCTATACATCTaaaatttttgtaatttttcaaGATTATATATGTTATTCATTGGTTACTTGATTCTACAAATAATGtttgataggtaaatttttttattggaTTGTGGATATGCAAATAGACGTCAATTCTTGGCTCCTTTTAGAGGTGTTCGTTATCATCTCCAAGAATTCACTGGCCAAGGTCGTCACCCTGAAGATGCAAAAGAGTTGTTCAATCTTTGTCATGTCTCTTTGAGAAACGTCATTGAAAGGA
It encodes:
- the LOC140840840 gene encoding uncharacterized protein, which encodes MVKPGSGVPEKIRESTRFYPYFKDCIGSIDGTHIPAIVFGHDTNSYRNRHGTISQNVLAACNFDLEFIYVLSGWEGSAHDSNILADALSRNNGLKVPQKNEVPQPSSEQIYEDNNFDQIFGTEKQQRANTNVWRDTIANRIWSDVDHIHNNEP